The window GTTCAGTCATAGCAGTTGGTCTCGAACCCACGACCCCTTGGTTCTAAACACAGCGTCTTAAATAACGCCGCATACTCGTCACGGCGCTGGGGGGAATAATCCTTTTATGCGGCGTTATTTGTGTCGCCATGTTTAAAACAATAGGGCATGGCAACGGGTGCGCAGGAATATAGGCATTCCCGATCTGCACATCCACGATCTACGCCATACCGTGGGAATGCGGTTACGCGAGGCTGAAGTTCGGGAAGAGACGATTGCCGACATCCTTTGGCATGTTCGCCCAGGGATGACAGCGCACTACTCGGTGGCCCAGGTTGCCGAACTGGTGGACGCGCTAAATCGAATTACCGATGAGCGCAGTCGGACGAATCGAAGCCTGGCAATGATTGCA is drawn from Betaproteobacteria bacterium and contains these coding sequences:
- a CDS encoding site-specific integrase, translating into MRRNIGIPDLHIHDLRHTVGMRLREAEVREETIADILWHVRPGMTAHYSVAQVAELVDALNRITDERSRTNRSLAMIA